Proteins from a genomic interval of Stomatohabitans albus:
- the hrcA gene encoding heat-inducible transcriptional repressor HrcA: MPQLSERQAVVLLGIIAAHVRSGAPVGSRTIVEETGLGVSAATVRNDMAALEEAGYIDHPHISAGRIPTDKGYRWFVDALSARRTHHKEPLVISDDQRAALTHMLGGATDLDDLLKRATSALSRLTRFASLVVAPSFHRSLIKHVELVALGPEQVLAVIIADTGRVTKRMLKLAAPIGSDEVARSGHVVNMAVVGLCAADAPSAITGLIPGAPSELAELLSQLAESWQASNESQPQTLYVGGQSLLMEADPYGQLDHFKRVYETLEEQVSILQVLHDALNDADPAVRIGEELPLRELAPYAVVATKYEATDSCEGHLGILGPTRMDYSATLDAVEVVADVLSDAIGSMTGSSSDNQPA; the protein is encoded by the coding sequence TTGCCCCAACTATCCGAACGTCAGGCGGTCGTATTGTTGGGCATTATTGCAGCCCATGTGCGTTCAGGCGCACCAGTGGGAAGCCGGACGATTGTTGAAGAAACCGGGCTCGGGGTGAGCGCGGCCACGGTTCGGAACGATATGGCTGCCCTTGAAGAAGCTGGGTATATCGACCATCCGCATATCAGTGCCGGGCGTATCCCCACCGACAAGGGTTACCGTTGGTTTGTTGATGCCCTCTCTGCACGGCGAACGCATCACAAAGAGCCGCTAGTGATTAGTGATGACCAACGAGCCGCCTTAACCCACATGCTTGGTGGGGCAACTGACCTTGATGATTTATTAAAGCGGGCAACCAGTGCGCTGAGCAGACTGACCCGTTTTGCCAGCCTTGTGGTGGCGCCGTCATTCCACCGCTCCCTGATTAAGCACGTAGAACTCGTTGCGCTCGGCCCTGAACAGGTTCTGGCCGTCATCATTGCAGACACCGGTAGAGTAACGAAGCGGATGCTCAAACTGGCCGCCCCAATCGGGAGTGACGAGGTTGCGCGATCTGGACATGTCGTGAATATGGCTGTTGTTGGCTTATGTGCCGCAGACGCTCCAAGTGCGATTACCGGATTAATCCCTGGCGCCCCTTCAGAGCTTGCGGAGTTGCTGAGCCAGCTTGCCGAGTCGTGGCAAGCATCAAATGAATCACAACCACAAACGCTGTATGTGGGCGGCCAGTCATTATTAATGGAAGCTGATCCGTACGGGCAACTCGACCATTTTAAACGGGTGTATGAAACCCTTGAAGAGCAGGTATCAATTTTGCAAGTACTCCATGACGCACTCAATGATGCTGACCCAGCCGTGCGAATTGGAGAGGAACTCCCGTTACGGGAGCTAGCGCCCTACGCTGTTGTAGCTACAAAATATGAAGCTACTGACTCGTGTGAGGGTCATTTAGGGATATTGGGGCCAACGCGAATGGATTATAGTGCCACTCTGGATGCCGTAGAAGTTGTTGCTGATGTCCTGAGTGACGCCATTGGCTCCATGACGGGTTCAAGCTCCGATAATCAACCTGCATAA
- a CDS encoding J domain-containing protein has translation MAADLYAILGVSQDATEEELKKAYRKKSRELHPDTGGDEDAFKELQAAYEVLKNPQARANYDQYGDPRGPMGGMGGMGGDPFAGAGMGDINDLISMLFGAQPGMGGRGRRGPVNEGRDAIVDTVISLEEAFRGVERKVDVRLGRTCDVCEGTGSESKQDPVTCPTCDGSGVVQQVRNSLFGQMMTQGICPTCRGDGAVISDPCPVCDGEGRVVKDEQIKVRIPAGIASGQRLRVEGRGESGRRGAANGDLYVRVGVSGHNTFQREGDDLHMELRIGMIPAALGSTTDVTMLDGEQVPVEIPAGTQFGRELVVKGKGMPRFGSSERGDLHVHCLIETPRDLSPEDREALEGIAKRRGEDVNPAKHVTRGFFDRIKDAFTGD, from the coding sequence TTGGCTGCAGATTTATATGCCATTTTGGGTGTGTCTCAAGACGCAACCGAAGAGGAATTAAAAAAGGCGTATCGCAAGAAAAGCCGAGAACTTCACCCCGATACAGGTGGTGATGAAGATGCGTTTAAAGAATTACAAGCCGCCTATGAGGTCCTTAAAAACCCACAGGCTCGCGCGAACTATGACCAATACGGTGACCCACGTGGCCCGATGGGTGGTATGGGCGGTATGGGCGGAGATCCCTTCGCCGGTGCCGGTATGGGCGATATTAACGACCTGATCTCTATGCTCTTTGGCGCCCAGCCTGGCATGGGTGGACGTGGGCGTCGTGGGCCGGTCAATGAAGGCCGTGATGCGATTGTTGACACCGTTATCAGCCTCGAAGAAGCCTTCCGAGGTGTGGAACGCAAGGTAGATGTGCGGCTTGGGCGTACCTGTGATGTGTGTGAGGGAACTGGCAGCGAGTCAAAACAGGATCCTGTGACATGCCCAACCTGTGATGGCAGCGGTGTTGTCCAACAAGTACGCAATAGCCTATTTGGGCAAATGATGACCCAAGGGATTTGCCCAACCTGTCGCGGAGACGGGGCGGTCATTTCAGATCCTTGTCCGGTGTGTGACGGGGAAGGCCGTGTTGTTAAAGACGAACAGATTAAGGTTCGTATTCCCGCTGGTATTGCATCAGGGCAACGACTGCGAGTTGAAGGCCGCGGTGAGTCCGGCCGTCGAGGCGCGGCAAATGGGGATTTGTACGTCCGCGTTGGGGTGAGCGGTCACAACACATTCCAGCGTGAAGGTGATGACCTCCATATGGAATTGCGTATTGGCATGATTCCTGCCGCCTTAGGGTCAACGACAGACGTGACGATGCTCGATGGTGAACAGGTTCCCGTTGAGATTCCTGCCGGTACACAATTTGGGCGTGAACTGGTGGTGAAGGGCAAGGGAATGCCTCGGTTCGGTTCAAGTGAGCGTGGCGACCTTCATGTTCACTGCCTGATTGAAACCCCACGGGATTTGAGCCCTGAAGATCGTGAAGCACTTGAAGGTATTGCTAAACGACGTGGTGAAGATGTTAATCCTGCTAAGCACGTAACTCGTGGGTTCTTTGACCGGATTAAGGATGCCTTCACCGGTGACTAG
- a CDS encoding RsmE family RNA methyltransferase: MTSPLSADQPIPTVGHHLIVPDWPAQAESGVVHLGREASKHLAQVLRSRAGQPISLTDGCGHIAQTRVQSLSNMHVHVVVEQTWTQTRWPWLLSLVQAIPKGKKLDEVIRRACELGVDQFYPILTDRCDRKLDANKAQMLVTRWQAIANSATEQSRRAWMMTVSPIGSIPTDMPGIVLWEEATTPLSVVLDSHDVGDLVFLIGPEGGLTAQEVEMSNMTPARLGPQILRTETAGVTAAALGAWHLGRLG, from the coding sequence GTGACTAGTCCGCTATCGGCAGATCAACCGATCCCAACAGTTGGGCACCATCTGATTGTGCCTGACTGGCCAGCCCAGGCTGAGTCAGGTGTAGTACATCTTGGTCGTGAAGCATCTAAGCATCTCGCGCAGGTGTTACGAAGCCGTGCCGGACAACCCATCAGCTTAACTGACGGGTGTGGTCATATAGCTCAAACCCGTGTGCAGTCGCTGAGTAACATGCACGTACATGTTGTGGTTGAACAAACCTGGACCCAAACACGGTGGCCGTGGCTGTTGAGCTTGGTACAGGCTATTCCCAAAGGGAAAAAACTTGATGAGGTTATACGGCGGGCTTGCGAACTAGGGGTTGATCAGTTTTATCCCATTCTGACTGATCGATGCGACCGAAAACTTGATGCCAATAAAGCACAAATGCTGGTAACCCGATGGCAAGCAATTGCGAATAGCGCAACTGAACAGAGCCGTCGCGCGTGGATGATGACTGTGTCGCCGATAGGCTCGATACCCACCGATATGCCCGGTATTGTGTTGTGGGAAGAAGCCACAACACCACTGAGTGTCGTCTTAGACAGCCATGATGTGGGCGATCTTGTGTTCCTTATCGGTCCTGAAGGCGGGCTAACCGCTCAAGAAGTTGAGATGAGCAACATGACTCCGGCCAGGTTGGGGCCACAGATTTTGAGAACCGAAACGGCAGGGGTTACCGCAGCAGCACTCGGTGCCTGGCATCTTGGCCGGTTAGGGTAA
- a CDS encoding HIT family protein yields MSTVFTKIINRELPGRFIYEDDVCVVFLTIEPLTPGHCLVVPRAEIPTWLELDDPTRNHLFAVAQRMGRAVTTAFGSPMAALIIAGFDVPHTHLHVVGAANADQLHFAHATNPGDAALDDAAERLRAALEQLP; encoded by the coding sequence ATGAGTACAGTCTTCACAAAAATTATTAACCGAGAGTTGCCTGGCCGATTTATCTATGAAGATGACGTCTGTGTCGTGTTTCTCACGATTGAACCACTGACACCGGGCCATTGTTTGGTCGTGCCACGCGCTGAAATCCCAACCTGGCTTGAGTTAGATGACCCGACTCGTAACCACCTCTTTGCAGTCGCCCAACGGATGGGCCGCGCCGTAACGACCGCATTTGGTTCCCCGATGGCTGCACTGATCATTGCCGGCTTCGATGTACCCCATACCCACCTTCATGTTGTTGGCGCAGCCAATGCTGACCAGTTGCATTTTGCCCACGCAACCAATCCAGGTGATGCAGCATTAGACGATGCCGCTGAGCGCCTCCGTGCTGCACTTGAGCAACTCCCCTAG
- the alaS gene encoding alanine--tRNA ligase, with amino-acid sequence MTSSSTSSEAVRSNFLEFFRAHDHRVLPSASLIPSDPTLLLNVAGMVPFKPYFLGEAKPPHTRLTTTQKCIRTNDIENVGRTTRHLTFFEMLGNFSFGDYFKREVIPWAWELSTKPLEEGGWGFEPERIWVSVFKEDDEAAEIWLNSTDLPKERLVRMGPADNFWSTGGAGPCGPCTELYYDRGPDHGAEGGPEVDENRYIEFWNLVFMQYERSDGGDPELYGTDVIVGNLPAPSVDTGAGLERVAMLKQDVANVYETDLLRPMLDTAIDLTACRYHGAEEESQEGYEIDVALRVIAEHSRASAFLISDGVLPSNEGRGYVLRRLLRRIVRSARHLGFDGQMMTPMMASVIDTLGTPWPDLKKQAELITRVAQAEEDTFSRTLQSGLTMLNTEIERTKASGETALNAESAFTLHDTYGFPVDLTVEIAEEAGLTLDRDAFAEHMEAQRARARAATKDQRIAGTTDIAKRVASTSGFNEFLRDVTEADSQLSAIIAGDDLLGEVEEGAEVTIVLASTPFYAMGGGQLGDHGVITTPNGRFRVTDTTSPADGLIWHHGVVEAGTLRVRDDVHAAIDTKRRSSISRGHTATHILHATIKQVLGDHATQAGSAIDQGRFRFDFPHFSSVDREQLTAIQAMVNERIIANDTVETDIMSQEEARKAGATALFGEKYGDQVRVVRIGDYSFELCGGTHVHSVSEIGLFTILSEGSIANNVRRIEALTGTDAFSQLSTEALIADQVAKQLKVPLAQAPERIAEMLQRLAALEKQMAALRQSSVLSRIDQLIANGVSVTLANGEGATIVQTVLEAADHETMRSLATGVISKLSSGVAIVGTMSEDGKAMLLAAVSDDLVDAGVHAAEVLRPGAQIVGGGAGGRGPVAQAGGKNGAKLDEAISAAVNEAQHRLANAGA; translated from the coding sequence ATGACATCGTCATCAACATCCTCAGAAGCGGTCCGCTCTAATTTTTTGGAGTTCTTCCGAGCACACGATCATCGGGTTTTACCTAGTGCAAGTCTGATTCCTTCAGACCCCACTCTGTTATTAAATGTCGCTGGTATGGTTCCGTTCAAACCGTATTTCCTCGGTGAAGCAAAACCACCCCACACCCGCCTGACAACAACCCAAAAGTGTATCCGCACAAACGATATTGAGAATGTTGGACGGACAACCCGTCACCTCACCTTTTTTGAAATGCTCGGAAACTTCTCCTTTGGTGACTATTTCAAACGTGAAGTAATCCCATGGGCATGGGAGCTCTCAACCAAACCACTGGAAGAGGGCGGCTGGGGATTTGAGCCTGAACGGATTTGGGTGAGTGTTTTCAAAGAGGATGATGAGGCCGCTGAGATTTGGCTCAACAGCACCGACTTACCGAAAGAACGTCTTGTTCGTATGGGGCCAGCCGATAATTTCTGGTCAACAGGTGGGGCCGGTCCTTGCGGGCCGTGTACTGAGTTGTATTACGACCGCGGACCTGACCACGGTGCCGAAGGTGGCCCGGAGGTAGATGAGAATCGGTATATCGAGTTTTGGAACCTCGTGTTCATGCAATATGAACGCAGCGATGGTGGGGATCCAGAGCTCTACGGTACCGATGTCATTGTTGGCAATCTCCCAGCACCCAGTGTTGATACGGGCGCTGGATTAGAGCGTGTGGCGATGTTGAAACAAGATGTGGCGAACGTGTACGAAACCGATTTACTTCGCCCCATGTTGGATACGGCCATTGACCTTACGGCATGTCGCTACCACGGTGCTGAAGAAGAATCCCAAGAAGGTTATGAGATAGACGTTGCACTCAGAGTTATTGCTGAACATTCACGCGCAAGTGCCTTCCTGATCTCTGATGGGGTATTGCCGTCTAACGAAGGGCGCGGATATGTGTTGCGACGGTTGCTCCGTCGCATTGTGCGGAGCGCACGCCATCTTGGCTTTGATGGGCAGATGATGACGCCCATGATGGCGAGTGTGATCGATACGCTGGGTACGCCGTGGCCAGATTTAAAGAAACAGGCAGAACTGATTACCCGGGTTGCCCAAGCTGAGGAGGACACCTTCTCTCGCACCCTTCAAAGTGGTTTGACGATGCTCAATACCGAGATTGAACGGACCAAGGCGTCAGGTGAAACAGCATTAAATGCAGAAAGTGCATTTACGTTGCACGATACCTATGGATTCCCGGTTGATCTTACGGTAGAAATCGCTGAAGAAGCCGGGCTGACGTTAGACCGTGATGCGTTTGCAGAACATATGGAGGCACAGCGTGCTCGGGCGCGAGCCGCCACAAAGGATCAGCGTATCGCTGGCACAACCGATATTGCCAAGCGTGTGGCTTCTACATCGGGATTCAACGAGTTTTTGCGTGATGTCACTGAAGCTGATTCCCAGCTCTCAGCCATCATTGCTGGCGATGACCTTCTTGGAGAAGTTGAGGAAGGTGCTGAGGTCACCATTGTGCTCGCGAGCACACCGTTCTATGCCATGGGTGGTGGGCAGCTCGGTGACCACGGGGTTATCACAACCCCGAATGGTCGTTTTCGGGTTACCGACACGACGAGTCCAGCTGACGGGTTGATTTGGCATCACGGTGTGGTGGAAGCGGGCACGCTACGGGTTCGTGATGATGTCCATGCTGCAATCGACACGAAACGGCGTAGCAGTATTTCTCGAGGCCATACCGCAACCCATATTCTGCATGCCACCATCAAACAGGTACTCGGTGACCATGCCACTCAGGCTGGTAGCGCCATCGATCAGGGCCGTTTCCGTTTTGACTTCCCTCATTTTTCATCGGTTGACCGTGAGCAGCTGACTGCCATTCAGGCGATGGTCAATGAACGGATCATTGCTAATGACACGGTAGAAACAGACATTATGAGCCAAGAGGAGGCGCGTAAAGCTGGGGCTACTGCACTCTTTGGTGAAAAATACGGTGACCAGGTTCGGGTTGTACGCATCGGTGATTACAGTTTTGAACTCTGTGGCGGTACCCACGTTCATTCCGTTAGCGAGATTGGCTTATTTACAATTCTGAGCGAAGGCTCTATTGCGAATAATGTGCGCCGCATTGAAGCGCTCACCGGCACGGACGCCTTTAGTCAATTAAGTACTGAAGCACTAATCGCCGATCAAGTTGCCAAGCAGTTGAAGGTACCCCTGGCCCAAGCTCCCGAACGGATTGCCGAAATGTTGCAACGCTTAGCGGCGCTTGAAAAGCAGATGGCGGCCCTTCGTCAATCGAGTGTCTTGAGCAGGATTGATCAACTCATCGCCAATGGTGTGTCAGTCACGCTGGCGAATGGAGAAGGCGCAACGATTGTGCAAACAGTGCTTGAAGCTGCTGACCATGAGACAATGCGTTCACTCGCCACGGGTGTCATCTCCAAACTTTCATCGGGGGTTGCCATTGTTGGCACGATGAGTGAAGACGGGAAAGCGATGCTCCTTGCCGCAGTCAGCGATGATTTGGTTGATGCCGGTGTCCATGCGGCTGAAGTGCTACGTCCTGGTGCCCAGATTGTTGGGGGCGGCGCAGGTGGCCGAGGTCCAGTTGCTCAAGCTGGTGGAAAGAATGGGGCAAAACTTGATGAAGCCATCAGCGCTGCTGTTAACGAAGCCCAACATCGCTTGGCAAACGCCGGAGCCTAA
- the ruvX gene encoding Holliday junction resolvase RuvX, with product MVVIADRPGRVMGIDPGTVRLGIALSDPDRLVATGHAVVPGGDDAPQAIAKIAQDQQVRTIIVGWPRGLSGEETPASLAARDLADKLQGLMGPDVHVELMDERFSSRQADRGPRDRPRLSAKKQRAKRASGERDMAAAQVILASWLEQSHTGEG from the coding sequence ATGGTCGTGATCGCTGATCGCCCTGGCCGTGTTATGGGTATTGATCCTGGCACGGTCCGACTTGGGATTGCCTTGAGCGATCCTGATCGTCTTGTTGCCACGGGCCATGCCGTTGTACCTGGCGGTGACGACGCCCCCCAAGCGATCGCCAAAATTGCACAAGATCAGCAGGTTCGCACCATTATCGTGGGGTGGCCACGGGGTCTTTCAGGTGAAGAAACCCCAGCAAGTTTGGCGGCGCGGGACTTGGCCGATAAGCTCCAGGGTTTAATGGGCCCTGATGTACACGTAGAACTCATGGATGAACGGTTTTCAAGTCGGCAAGCCGACCGTGGACCACGTGACCGTCCTCGACTTTCTGCGAAAAAACAACGGGCTAAACGGGCAAGTGGTGAGCGTGATATGGCGGCTGCACAGGTTATTTTGGCTTCCTGGTTAGAACAATCACACACAGGTGAAGGGTAG
- the mltG gene encoding endolytic transglycosylase MltG → MGSPSDGGDQSRWRFRKSKASADYEAFLERQSARLAREAEGEREPARPSKRSEDDRLTQTRLAEDQRKAREAEVKQQASNARDFEERYLPLEPDEDDVYEDEYEYYYEEIPRRRGLSVGSWVTIAVLVLVLGGGTWWLHDFLTQSTAGTLGRGITTEVVIPEQQGVAEVGTILADAGLVGNSFTFSNEARADGRANQIQPGTYKLAGGMTVSEILDVITAKPEGKEVKTWALTIPEGLSAGQIFHRMGQTPGSPYTAEQYQAAAANVKLPEWVPTDLPADAQRLEGFIWPDTYQIYTEDTAEEVLQHFVDESVKQVESAGAAPGLDLYKTLIIASLVEKETAVDAERPVVSGVIRNRLNKPMRLQIDATVVYAIARATGNRPTRLTNADYEFSSAWSTYTNDGLPPTPIANVGKASLQAAAAPADTPFFYYVVNDLNAGTHAFSTSFEEHQQNVANLRRLMNEREKAAPPAPTEAPAQQ, encoded by the coding sequence ATGGGATCACCCTCTGACGGAGGCGACCAATCTCGTTGGCGGTTCCGTAAGTCGAAAGCTAGCGCTGATTATGAGGCGTTCTTGGAACGCCAGAGTGCTCGCCTTGCTCGTGAAGCTGAAGGTGAGCGTGAGCCTGCACGACCATCGAAACGCTCAGAGGATGACCGCCTCACTCAAACACGCCTTGCTGAGGACCAGCGGAAAGCTCGTGAAGCCGAAGTTAAACAGCAAGCGAGCAATGCGCGTGACTTTGAAGAGCGCTATTTGCCACTTGAACCTGATGAGGATGACGTCTACGAAGACGAATACGAGTATTACTACGAAGAAATCCCTCGCCGTCGTGGGTTAAGTGTTGGCTCATGGGTGACCATTGCGGTACTCGTCCTAGTCTTAGGTGGCGGTACCTGGTGGCTCCATGACTTTTTGACCCAGAGCACCGCGGGCACCCTTGGTCGCGGAATTACCACAGAAGTCGTTATTCCTGAGCAGCAAGGGGTTGCCGAGGTCGGCACGATTTTGGCCGATGCGGGTCTTGTTGGAAATAGTTTTACGTTTTCAAACGAGGCGCGTGCAGATGGTCGCGCGAACCAGATCCAGCCAGGTACCTACAAGTTGGCCGGCGGAATGACTGTGTCTGAGATCCTTGATGTGATCACGGCCAAACCCGAAGGCAAAGAAGTTAAAACGTGGGCACTTACGATTCCTGAGGGATTAAGCGCTGGCCAGATTTTCCACCGGATGGGGCAAACTCCCGGTTCACCCTACACCGCCGAGCAATATCAAGCGGCAGCGGCAAACGTGAAGCTACCTGAATGGGTGCCCACCGATTTGCCTGCAGATGCTCAGCGACTCGAAGGCTTTATCTGGCCAGACACCTACCAGATCTATACCGAGGACACGGCAGAAGAAGTCCTCCAGCACTTTGTCGATGAGTCCGTTAAACAGGTGGAATCTGCCGGTGCCGCTCCTGGCCTTGACCTGTATAAGACACTTATCATTGCCAGTTTGGTTGAGAAAGAAACTGCGGTGGATGCTGAACGCCCGGTTGTTTCTGGGGTCATCCGGAATCGCCTAAATAAACCGATGCGCCTCCAAATAGATGCCACAGTTGTGTATGCGATCGCACGGGCAACTGGTAATCGACCCACACGCCTGACGAATGCGGACTATGAGTTCTCAAGCGCATGGAGCACGTACACGAATGATGGGTTGCCACCTACGCCTATCGCCAATGTTGGTAAAGCAAGTTTGCAAGCAGCGGCAGCACCGGCAGATACGCCGTTCTTCTATTACGTCGTCAATGACTTGAATGCAGGAACGCATGCGTTTTCGACCTCCTTTGAAGAACACCAACAAAATGTGGCAAATCTTCGTCGTTTGATGAACGAACGTGAGAAGGCAGCACCGCCGGCACCCACAGAAGCACCGGCGCAGCAGTGA